A single window of Selenomonas sputigena DNA harbors:
- a CDS encoding methyl-accepting chemotaxis protein, with amino-acid sequence MVYPDTIKTDQDILDAFIAVAPYLDHVVRQDIAVGITDKETTLALIPNAKLEFSPAAGTPISPNTRHVIDTGRDYTGLIDEKVYGPGVRSMITPIYGVNGDIIGTLVTAMDVAQDIKLAHAVDEVTKSTETVYHAVEQVAESASELAKSGQEAVQQAADLKERNAETIKVIEFINNIAQQTNLLGLNAAIEAARAGEQGRGFAVVAEEVRKLAEQSREATEKIQATLAEMNKAVEAISKTIETTGAISQEQAASTEEITANLSRVTNAAEDLGTFVVRTD; translated from the coding sequence ATGGTTTACCCCGATACGATCAAGACGGATCAAGATATTTTGGATGCGTTCATCGCCGTCGCCCCTTATTTGGATCATGTCGTCCGCCAAGATATTGCTGTTGGTATAACGGATAAGGAGACGACATTGGCATTGATACCGAATGCCAAGCTGGAGTTCTCGCCTGCGGCCGGCACGCCCATTTCGCCCAATACGAGGCACGTCATCGATACGGGGCGTGACTATACAGGCTTGATTGATGAGAAGGTTTACGGACCCGGTGTCCGCAGCATGATCACGCCGATTTATGGCGTGAACGGCGACATTATCGGCACGCTTGTGACGGCGATGGATGTTGCGCAGGACATCAAGCTCGCCCATGCGGTCGACGAGGTCACGAAGTCGACGGAGACGGTTTACCATGCTGTCGAGCAGGTCGCGGAGAGTGCGAGCGAACTGGCGAAGTCGGGACAGGAGGCTGTGCAGCAGGCGGCCGACCTCAAAGAGCGCAATGCCGAGACGATCAAGGTCATCGAGTTCATCAATAACATCGCGCAGCAGACGAACCTCCTGGGCCTCAACGCTGCTATCGAAGCGGCGCGCGCGGGCGAGCAGGGCAGAGGCTTCGCCGTTGTTGCAGAGGAAGTCCGCAAACTCGCGGAGCAGTCGCGCGAGGCGACGGAGAAGATTCAAGCGACGCTCGCGGAGATGAACAAGGCGGTCGAGGCGATCTCGAAGACGATTGAGACGACGGGGGCAATCAGCCAGGAACAGGCGGCTTCGACCGAGGAGATCACGGCGAACCTCTCGCGCGTTACGAATGCGGCAGAGGACCTGGGCACCTTTGTCGTGCGTACGGATTGA
- a CDS encoding type II toxin-antitoxin system HicB family antitoxin encodes MLDLLSVCEGDDMKRDIAYYMALPYREIIEADAAGGYVGYVAELKGCITQAETKAELLDLLEDAKRCWLEAALEEGLTIPKPQSEENFSGRFNLRLPKSLHRELALSAKAEGVSLNQLAVCLIASGLKTSAVR; translated from the coding sequence ATGCTTGATTTGTTGTCGGTTTGCGAGGGTGACGATATGAAAAGGGATATTGCATACTATATGGCGTTGCCGTATCGTGAAATTATCGAAGCGGATGCGGCCGGCGGTTACGTCGGTTATGTGGCGGAATTGAAAGGATGCATTACACAGGCGGAGACGAAAGCGGAACTTCTGGATTTGCTGGAAGATGCAAAGAGATGTTGGCTAGAAGCTGCATTGGAAGAGGGGCTGACTATACCGAAGCCGCAGTCGGAAGAAAACTTCAGTGGAAGATTCAATCTGCGCCTGCCCAAAAGTCTGCATCGAGAGCTGGCGCTCAGTGCCAAAGCGGAGGGGGTCAGTCTGAATCAGCTTGCCGTATGTTTGATCGCAAGCGGGCTGAAGACCTCTGCTGTGAGATGA
- a CDS encoding helix-turn-helix domain-containing protein produces MPKSTEELKDDLRQASGLEGFLVDNQKDFCQYTLAEYLNQLLEEKHLSKMDVVRASSLERIYAYHIFAGRKKNPSRNKVISLALAMKLTPEETQYLLYYAGAEQLYVRNPRDSILWYALDHHMSVIDTNIMLQKMSEHPLLNVETEMP; encoded by the coding sequence ATGCCGAAAAGCACCGAGGAATTGAAAGACGATCTGCGCCAGGCCTCCGGGCTGGAAGGTTTTCTCGTGGACAATCAGAAAGACTTTTGCCAATACACGCTGGCAGAATATCTGAATCAACTTCTGGAGGAAAAACACCTGAGCAAGATGGATGTCGTTCGGGCTTCCAGCTTGGAACGAATCTATGCTTACCATATATTCGCCGGACGCAAAAAGAATCCTTCACGCAACAAAGTCATTTCCCTCGCCCTCGCCATGAAACTGACGCCGGAGGAGACGCAGTATCTTCTATACTATGCAGGAGCGGAACAACTCTACGTCCGCAATCCGCGGGACAGCATCCTGTGGTATGCCCTCGACCATCACATGAGCGTAATCGATACGAACATCATGCTCCAAAAGATGTCGGAACACCCCTTGTTGAACGTCGAAACAGAGATGCCTTGA
- a CDS encoding zinc-ribbon domain-containing protein, giving the protein MKYCKACGDNIPDSVRFCPSCGSTVEEQPLVNIQKEEVAREHHEWKFLTERLAYGIFQVRVHTNVTVEGSRITVDTHRQAVFFKWGRQRDSFDVKEVKKVTLEKKISKLSIFLIVLGILMLLVGNWWGILPLGTALLTLYDKYLLIQHRRGGFRIYDAELIGTNGPANEFFDYIQARNPQAMAIIRG; this is encoded by the coding sequence ATGAAGTATTGTAAGGCGTGTGGGGACAATATTCCGGATTCAGTGCGTTTTTGTCCGTCGTGCGGAAGCACAGTGGAAGAACAGCCTCTGGTGAATATACAGAAGGAGGAAGTTGCCAGGGAACATCATGAATGGAAATTTCTCACGGAGCGTCTTGCTTATGGGATTTTCCAGGTGCGGGTGCATACGAATGTCACAGTGGAGGGAAGCCGGATCACGGTTGATACGCATCGACAAGCCGTATTTTTCAAGTGGGGGAGGCAGCGCGATTCGTTTGATGTGAAGGAAGTGAAGAAAGTCACACTGGAGAAGAAAATCTCGAAACTGAGCATTTTCCTCATCGTGCTGGGTATTCTCATGCTTCTGGTGGGCAACTGGTGGGGAATCCTTCCGTTGGGAACGGCTCTCCTTACGTTGTACGACAAATACTTGTTGATCCAGCATCGACGCGGTGGTTTCCGAATTTATGATGCAGAACTCATAGGGACGAACGGACCTGCCAATGAGTTTTTTGATTATATCCAGGCTCGCAATCCGCAGGCGATGGCCATCATTCGTGGGTAG
- a CDS encoding YybS family protein: protein MTMRQISPGQERWALLIMAFLFALAAPFLPVLGVVFLLGWTAPLVVLIVRHGYGYAVPGVVLAAGFYYAVLGALGALHTLFLVVPLAFFLGFGLRRKWEAVRLIKWGLVISLLGTLVSLLFAALIFGVDPLAPFIEAVRESYQGLGSAMQSSGSLTPTETQALEKQVASLVETVSLIAPTIFVVESALAVLVNFVAAGVLFSRIGQKMPSLPPFREWRFSVYFLFLFGFSLVGLYWGGTRHISLLYEAALNGDIIATFAGLIQGFSLLWYVADHWKIGRFWRWTIVAFAVLSAFLMQLIAFTGLFDMYFDYRRRFSRRR, encoded by the coding sequence ATGACGATGCGACAGATCTCGCCGGGGCAGGAGCGTTGGGCGCTCCTCATCATGGCGTTTCTCTTTGCGCTTGCCGCACCGTTCCTGCCGGTTTTGGGCGTGGTCTTTCTTCTGGGCTGGACGGCGCCGCTGGTCGTCTTGATCGTGCGTCACGGCTACGGCTACGCCGTGCCCGGCGTCGTTCTTGCGGCAGGTTTCTACTATGCCGTGCTCGGCGCTCTGGGGGCACTGCATACGCTTTTTCTCGTCGTGCCGCTGGCGTTCTTCCTAGGATTCGGCCTTCGCCGCAAATGGGAGGCGGTGCGCCTCATCAAGTGGGGTCTTGTGATCTCGCTTTTGGGCACGCTCGTCTCGCTGCTCTTTGCAGCGCTCATCTTCGGCGTTGACCCGCTGGCGCCCTTTATCGAAGCTGTGCGCGAGTCGTACCAGGGACTCGGCTCTGCCATGCAGTCGAGCGGCAGCCTTACGCCGACCGAGACACAGGCTTTGGAGAAGCAGGTCGCCTCGCTCGTCGAGACAGTCTCTCTGATCGCACCGACGATCTTCGTCGTGGAGTCGGCTCTCGCCGTCCTCGTGAACTTCGTCGCCGCGGGCGTCCTGTTCTCTCGTATTGGCCAGAAGATGCCGTCCTTGCCGCCGTTTCGCGAGTGGCGCTTTTCCGTCTACTTTCTCTTCCTCTTCGGCTTTTCCCTCGTGGGACTTTACTGGGGCGGCACGCGCCACATCTCGCTTCTTTACGAAGCCGCGCTCAACGGCGACATCATCGCGACGTTCGCAGGTCTCATCCAGGGCTTTTCGCTCTTGTGGTATGTGGCCGACCACTGGAAGATCGGACGCTTCTGGCGCTGGACGATCGTCGCCTTCGCTGTTTTGAGCGCATTTCTCATGCAGCTCATCGCCTTTACGGGGCTTTTCGATATGTACTTCGACTACCGCCGCCGCTTCAGCCGTCGGCGCTAG
- a CDS encoding GGDEF domain-containing protein — protein sequence MERYKTPVAGYENQCVELLLEKLGVVTFDYDIEHDVLLLAKARDGMTEKRFEGFCRTLCTENRGMIHPDSVERLVALFRGQTTGVREVLLDMAEVPQGRYSWYEVAVKLLRDETGRVQRTIGILWDIESSMGKMEQSFAHFRSERDSVTGILNGAGLEKAVQTYLAGHGRDESNALMAISFDNICQLAEQRGKHWADQLLVRICKAVGSFFRAGDVLAHLGDGQFAVFVKDMERTEVMDMKARAIRTLFGGENTQFGGYGLECRIAVSYYPEDGASFHELLKTAEKRQSLDRGDKAAAKVLTMA from the coding sequence ATGGAAAGATATAAGACTCCGGTAGCAGGTTACGAGAATCAATGCGTAGAGCTGTTATTGGAAAAACTGGGTGTGGTCACGTTTGACTACGACATTGAGCACGATGTGCTTCTTTTGGCGAAAGCGCGCGACGGTATGACGGAGAAGCGCTTTGAGGGGTTCTGCCGCACCCTTTGCACCGAAAACCGCGGCATGATTCATCCTGATTCGGTCGAGCGGCTTGTGGCGCTTTTCCGTGGGCAGACGACGGGTGTGCGCGAGGTCTTGCTCGACATGGCAGAAGTGCCGCAGGGGCGCTATTCGTGGTACGAGGTCGCCGTGAAGCTCCTGCGTGACGAGACGGGACGCGTGCAGCGCACGATCGGCATCCTCTGGGACATCGAGTCGAGCATGGGCAAGATGGAGCAGAGTTTTGCGCATTTCCGCTCGGAGCGCGATTCGGTCACGGGCATTTTGAACGGTGCAGGATTGGAGAAAGCGGTGCAGACGTACCTTGCAGGTCATGGCCGCGACGAGAGCAACGCTCTGATGGCCATTTCCTTCGACAATATCTGCCAGCTCGCAGAGCAGCGCGGCAAGCATTGGGCGGATCAGCTTCTCGTGCGGATATGCAAGGCGGTCGGCAGTTTCTTCCGTGCGGGAGACGTGCTTGCGCATCTGGGCGATGGCCAGTTCGCCGTCTTTGTCAAGGATATGGAGCGCACGGAGGTCATGGATATGAAGGCACGGGCAATCCGCACGCTGTTCGGCGGCGAGAATACGCAGTTCGGCGGCTATGGCCTAGAGTGCCGCATCGCCGTTTCTTACTATCCAGAGGACGGCGCGTCTTTCCATGAGCTTTTGAAAACGGCGGAAAAGAGGCAGTCACTCGATCGCGGAGATAAGGCGGCTGCAAAGGTGCTGACGATGGCTTGA
- the rarD gene encoding EamA family transporter RarD — protein MEQKKRGMIAALSTYIIWGFLPLYWNLLAGASSAEILAHRISWSFVFMLLVLAVSKRWQSFCQDCSALRQNRRRALLLFGASILITINWLTYIWAVNNGHVIDTSLGYYSTPLMNVALGVVLFKERLTPSARVSVLLAFCGVVLMTVQIGKLPWVALVLALTFGLYGALKKKLALHPFSSITLETLLVLPVFLPYAVYLAGEPTSQFSLATPREMLLLIGSGAATATPLILFSYGANLLPLNVLGFFQYLSPTIALLLGVFFFHEPFGAAQLSACACIWTALLIFTLSERVR, from the coding sequence ATGGAACAAAAAAAGCGCGGCATGATCGCCGCCCTCTCCACCTATATCATCTGGGGTTTTCTGCCGCTCTACTGGAACCTTCTCGCTGGGGCTTCCTCTGCTGAAATCCTCGCACATCGCATCTCATGGTCGTTCGTCTTCATGCTGCTCGTCCTCGCCGTCTCCAAACGCTGGCAGAGCTTCTGCCAGGATTGCAGCGCACTCCGTCAAAACCGACGGCGTGCGCTGCTCCTTTTCGGCGCTTCGATCCTCATCACCATCAACTGGCTGACCTATATATGGGCGGTCAATAACGGTCATGTCATCGACACGAGTCTCGGCTACTACAGCACCCCGCTGATGAACGTCGCGCTCGGCGTCGTGCTCTTCAAGGAACGGCTCACGCCGTCCGCACGCGTCAGCGTCCTCCTCGCCTTCTGCGGCGTCGTGCTCATGACCGTGCAGATCGGCAAACTGCCGTGGGTCGCGCTCGTGCTCGCCCTGACCTTCGGGCTCTACGGCGCACTGAAAAAGAAGCTCGCGCTGCATCCCTTTTCAAGCATCACGCTCGAAACCCTGCTCGTACTGCCCGTATTCCTGCCCTACGCCGTCTATCTGGCGGGCGAGCCGACGAGTCAGTTCAGCCTGGCGACGCCGCGTGAAATGCTGCTCCTCATCGGCTCCGGCGCTGCCACCGCCACGCCGCTCATCCTCTTCTCCTACGGCGCGAACCTCCTGCCCTTGAACGTCCTCGGCTTCTTCCAATACCTGAGTCCGACGATCGCACTTCTCCTCGGCGTATTCTTCTTCCACGAGCCTTTCGGCGCAGCTCAGCTCTCCGCCTGCGCCTGCATCTGGACGGCTCTTTTGATCTTCACGCTCTCCGAGCGCGTGCGGTAA
- a CDS encoding acyltransferase family protein, with protein sequence MADYVGGRPTNRIQGLDALRTSAIIGVTLFHIFPDVVKGGYLGVSLFFVLTGYLLAYTTERERLAGEFSLGRYFLKRLLRMYPALVVVLLVTLGIYSFVLPETVVDMREEVLSVVLGYNNWWQIAANADYFTRIANASPFTHLWFMGIELQYAFVLWPLLFLLYTLVSHCLGKGAGIAVIAALGLGTAFLMPLSYQLGADVTRLYYGTDTRVFALLLGAAMGLWRAGASAAKKNPLWREIAEFVSFELLFVAVLFACVFFDGANPLLYRGGMFLVTLLFCLLLAITADRGMTIGKFLDMRVFRWIGTRSYGIFLWQYPVIFLFQQKGWEAMPYFAVWEIAVIVLLAMWTEALTKSIGRRELPAFGNRLVYVQGACFLAFTLCGVFLMGFGCKGLAAPAGYKAEARAQLNARLEKNAAELARQKEEAEKAAAAKAAEDKAARMKAVELSGVACIGDSVMLSAAGDLQKALPGCAVDAEVSRYVGGGIEAAQSLAAQGRLGSIVVVSLGTNGPLAAGERYVEQTQGLLKLLGSSRRIFWVNVYAPHLSWQDPNNEYIRKMAAEHKNVTVIDWYGLVSKHPEWLSGDGVHPNDAGTEQYAKLVHDALAEALAK encoded by the coding sequence ATGGCAGATTACGTTGGAGGAAGACCGACGAATCGGATTCAAGGGCTCGATGCTTTGCGCACCTCGGCGATCATCGGCGTCACGTTGTTTCATATATTTCCCGATGTGGTGAAAGGAGGATACCTCGGGGTATCCTTGTTTTTTGTTTTGACGGGGTATCTTCTCGCCTACACGACGGAGCGGGAACGGCTCGCGGGCGAATTTTCTCTCGGACGTTATTTTTTGAAGCGCCTTTTGCGCATGTATCCCGCCCTCGTCGTCGTGCTCCTCGTAACTCTCGGCATATATTCCTTCGTGCTTCCCGAGACGGTCGTGGATATGCGCGAGGAGGTCCTTTCCGTCGTGCTCGGTTATAACAACTGGTGGCAGATCGCCGCGAATGCCGACTATTTCACGCGCATTGCCAATGCATCGCCGTTTACGCATCTGTGGTTTATGGGCATCGAGCTGCAATATGCGTTCGTCTTGTGGCCGCTGCTCTTTCTTCTTTATACGCTTGTCTCGCATTGCTTGGGGAAAGGGGCAGGCATAGCAGTCATCGCCGCGCTCGGTTTGGGGACGGCGTTCCTCATGCCGCTTTCGTATCAGCTGGGGGCAGATGTGACGCGCCTTTACTATGGTACGGATACGCGTGTTTTTGCGCTCCTCTTGGGTGCAGCGATGGGGCTTTGGCGTGCAGGGGCTTCTGCGGCGAAGAAGAATCCGCTTTGGCGCGAGATTGCAGAGTTCGTCAGTTTCGAGCTTCTGTTCGTCGCCGTCCTCTTCGCTTGCGTTTTTTTCGATGGCGCGAATCCGCTGCTCTATCGGGGCGGCATGTTCCTCGTGACGCTTCTATTCTGTCTTTTGCTCGCGATCACGGCGGATCGCGGCATGACGATTGGCAAGTTTCTCGATATGCGCGTCTTTCGCTGGATTGGCACGCGCAGCTATGGCATCTTTCTCTGGCAGTACCCCGTGATCTTCCTGTTTCAACAAAAGGGCTGGGAAGCGATGCCGTATTTTGCCGTGTGGGAGATCGCCGTCATCGTGCTGCTCGCCATGTGGACGGAGGCATTGACGAAGAGCATCGGCAGGCGCGAACTGCCTGCGTTCGGCAATCGCCTCGTCTATGTGCAGGGAGCGTGCTTTCTCGCGTTCACTCTGTGCGGCGTCTTTTTGATGGGCTTCGGCTGCAAGGGGCTTGCGGCGCCTGCCGGCTACAAGGCGGAGGCACGCGCGCAGCTCAATGCACGTCTTGAAAAGAATGCGGCGGAACTCGCGCGGCAGAAGGAAGAAGCCGAGAAGGCAGCGGCGGCAAAAGCCGCTGAGGACAAGGCGGCACGCATGAAGGCGGTGGAGCTTTCGGGCGTCGCCTGCATCGGCGATTCGGTCATGCTGTCTGCGGCGGGAGATTTGCAGAAGGCGCTGCCCGGCTGCGCGGTCGATGCGGAAGTCTCGCGCTATGTGGGCGGCGGAATTGAAGCTGCGCAAAGCCTCGCGGCGCAGGGCAGGCTCGGCAGCATCGTCGTCGTCTCGCTCGGCACGAACGGGCCACTCGCCGCCGGTGAGCGCTATGTGGAACAGACGCAGGGGCTTTTGAAGCTTTTAGGATCGAGCCGCCGCATTTTCTGGGTTAATGTCTATGCGCCGCACCTTTCGTGGCAGGATCCGAACAATGAATACATCCGAAAGATGGCTGCTGAGCATAAGAATGTGACGGTCATCGACTGGTACGGACTTGTATCGAAGCACCCCGAGTGGCTCTCGGGCGACGGCGTGCACCCGAACGACGCGGGCACGGAGCAGTACGCAAAGCTCGTGCACGATGCGCTGGCGGAAGCGTTGGCGAAGTGA
- a CDS encoding YkvA family protein yields the protein MWKIFSFLKMFREDLLIMMVALKDSRTPAAIKAVFLIGLLYCISPIDIIPDAVPVLGMVDDAAVLPAAVFGLIRFLPPQVRADAQVRAERLGRRLPYIVALASIALIAWIALIVWGIVAIFR from the coding sequence ATGTGGAAGATTTTTTCCTTTTTGAAGATGTTTCGTGAAGATTTGCTTATCATGATGGTGGCGCTCAAGGATTCTCGCACGCCTGCGGCAATCAAGGCGGTGTTTCTCATCGGACTGCTCTACTGCATCAGCCCGATCGACATCATTCCGGATGCCGTTCCTGTTCTTGGCATGGTGGACGATGCGGCGGTCTTGCCGGCGGCGGTCTTCGGTCTGATCCGCTTCCTGCCGCCACAAGTGCGTGCGGATGCACAGGTGAGAGCCGAGCGGCTTGGGCGGCGGCTGCCGTACATCGTGGCGCTTGCATCAATCGCGCTTATCGCGTGGATCGCCTTGATCGTCTGGGGCATCGTGGCGATCTTCCGCTGA
- a CDS encoding transcriptional regulator has product MSDFCWLLARLAFLAMFIGMVKPKFVIFWGDKAARTRKKVFVVYLSVIVLGTLLAIVTHPDGLAGGLAWFLGADIDDAQNMLRAKGLAD; this is encoded by the coding sequence GTGTCTGACTTTTGTTGGCTTTTGGCTCGGCTTGCTTTTTTGGCCATGTTCATCGGCATGGTGAAGCCGAAGTTTGTGATCTTCTGGGGCGACAAGGCGGCCAGGACGCGCAAGAAGGTTTTCGTCGTCTATCTGTCCGTCATCGTGCTCGGAACTCTGCTTGCCATTGTGACGCATCCGGACGGCTTGGCAGGGGGCTTGGCTTGGTTTTTGGGCGCAGATATAGATGATGCGCAGAATATGCTGCGTGCCAAGGGGCTGGCGGATTGA
- the thiT gene encoding energy-coupled thiamine transporter ThiT, producing the protein MDTLLQNISAILEHPASLIALIAVLFAILSHLYFRRVRLTTPMIVTIALMLAMTVILHQFRLYHMPQGGSVTLGAMVPLLFVSYRYGVGTGCLAGFLYGIFNMMQDPYLLHPVQVLFDYPLPYMALSLAALFPAHRMASTALAFLARFFCHIVSGVVFFASYAPAGTSPLVYSLTFNATYLVPECLICFALLKVLPVERLMAAMDRQTAPHAH; encoded by the coding sequence ATGGACACTCTGCTGCAAAACATCTCAGCCATTCTTGAGCACCCGGCGAGCCTCATCGCGCTTATCGCCGTGCTCTTCGCGATTCTCTCGCACCTCTACTTTAGGCGCGTACGGCTCACGACGCCGATGATCGTGACCATCGCCCTCATGCTCGCGATGACCGTCATCCTGCACCAGTTTCGCCTCTACCACATGCCGCAGGGCGGCAGCGTGACGCTCGGCGCGATGGTGCCCCTGCTCTTCGTTTCCTATCGCTATGGAGTCGGCACAGGCTGCCTTGCGGGCTTCCTCTACGGCATCTTCAACATGATGCAGGATCCGTATCTGCTGCACCCCGTGCAGGTGCTCTTCGACTACCCGCTGCCCTACATGGCGCTCTCGCTCGCCGCGCTCTTTCCCGCACACCGCATGGCGTCGACGGCGCTCGCCTTCCTCGCGCGCTTTTTCTGCCACATCGTGAGCGGCGTCGTATTCTTCGCGTCCTACGCTCCCGCAGGCACAAGCCCCCTCGTCTACTCGCTGACCTTCAACGCGACGTACCTCGTTCCCGAGTGCCTGATCTGCTTTGCCCTCTTGAAGGTGCTGCCCGTAGAAAGGCTCATGGCGGCGATGGATCGCCAAACGGCGCCGCACGCGCACTGA
- a CDS encoding serine/threonine protein kinase, which produces MKRIALTGLPYRMLKGKDYPLIPRVLYCIEDGDETVVVEEYVQGESLLDRIGRKAYLSERETESVLLQLCEGLDEIHAQGIIHRDIKPSNLILQSGCIIRLIDFDAARTVKEHSGEDTMYLGTRGYAPPEQFGYGQTDARSDIYSIGITMRKALPEEYDGYLAKIFAKCTEIDPDRRYRNLQELRRALIFRRFWAGRGKPALWTLAIVSVVVFCLLPRLDGVETLPSAPARESGVDSPAVRLPSAAEESAAAPTPETSDEKFSVQSLVPSDSESEQEVAVPTPTSSIEPTAHDSYMPPTVSQEERKSIKSVDAFLAEFKDDPEKLAYWQTRNVVFSSGNRSEEERLEAMKNGEMGLRLNAFIKNLPPMTEAERNRAIDEFVAEQKRLLDL; this is translated from the coding sequence TTGAAACGCATCGCTTTGACGGGGCTTCCCTATAGGATGCTCAAAGGGAAGGATTATCCGCTGATTCCCCGCGTCCTGTATTGTATCGAGGACGGCGATGAGACGGTTGTCGTGGAGGAATATGTGCAGGGAGAATCCCTGCTTGATCGCATCGGACGCAAGGCGTATCTTTCGGAGCGTGAGACGGAGAGCGTTCTTTTGCAGCTATGCGAAGGCCTTGACGAAATCCATGCACAGGGCATCATTCACCGCGACATCAAGCCGTCCAATCTTATCCTGCAAAGCGGCTGTATCATCCGGCTCATCGACTTCGATGCTGCCCGCACCGTCAAAGAGCACAGCGGCGAGGATACGATGTACCTCGGCACCAGGGGCTATGCTCCGCCGGAACAATTCGGCTATGGGCAGACAGATGCGAGGAGTGATATCTACTCGATCGGTATCACTATGCGGAAAGCGCTGCCGGAGGAGTACGACGGCTATCTCGCCAAGATATTTGCCAAATGCACGGAAATCGATCCGGACAGGCGCTATCGGAATCTGCAAGAGCTTCGCCGTGCGCTGATCTTCCGCAGGTTTTGGGCTGGCAGGGGAAAGCCGGCACTGTGGACGCTGGCCATCGTATCTGTCGTAGTATTTTGCCTTCTGCCAAGGCTTGATGGGGTAGAAACCCTGCCGAGTGCTCCCGCAAGAGAATCGGGGGTCGATTCGCCAGCGGTTCGATTGCCGAGCGCTGCGGAAGAAAGCGCAGCCGCGCCGACACCGGAAACATCTGATGAGAAATTTTCCGTGCAATCGCTTGTGCCATCGGACAGCGAGTCTGAACAAGAAGTTGCCGTGCCAACGCCGACGTCATCGATCGAGCCGACTGCGCATGACAGCTACATGCCGCCGACAGTCAGCCAAGAGGAAAGAAAGTCCATAAAGAGCGTGGATGCATTCTTGGCAGAGTTCAAGGATGACCCGGAAAAACTTGCCTATTGGCAGACAAGGAATGTGGTGTTCTCCTCCGGCAATCGTTCGGAGGAGGAACGGCTCGAGGCCATGAAGAACGGCGAAATGGGGCTCCGGCTGAACGCCTTTATAAAAAATCTGCCGCCCATGACCGAGGCGGAACGCAATCGAGCGATCGACGAGTTCGTAGCCGAGCAAAAGAGATTGCTGGATCTATAG
- a CDS encoding type II toxin-antitoxin system HicA family toxin, with the protein MSKWEKLIARIRNNPKAVSFEEVAKVLESIEYEKRQPRSGSSHWTFRKKGCLPLTIPKKEPYVKEAYVRQVILALDDADA; encoded by the coding sequence TTGAGCAAGTGGGAAAAACTTATCGCACGCATTCGGAACAATCCCAAGGCGGTTTCGTTTGAGGAAGTCGCGAAAGTGCTGGAATCCATCGAGTATGAGAAGCGGCAGCCGAGAAGCGGATCCAGTCATTGGACGTTTCGGAAAAAAGGGTGTCTGCCGCTTACGATTCCGAAGAAAGAGCCGTATGTGAAAGAAGCTTATGTGCGGCAGGTCATCCTAGCTTTGGATGATGCTGATGCTTGA
- a CDS encoding DedA family protein, with protein MEQFTQTFLEFIDAWGYAAVAVLMALENACIPIPSELILGFSGYLIFADRMGFVGALVAGMIGGMAGSIFAYLVGRYGGRSFVDKYGKYFFVKKSHVDIAQRWFDKYGVKAVFFSRMLPVVRTFISLPAGFAHVDMKKFLLYTFLGSLPWTALILGVGMALGESWQIMLKVGHEVSIAFVVVSCIIVAGLYWRYRRNRQQKAKEALIK; from the coding sequence ATGGAGCAGTTCACGCAGACATTTTTGGAGTTCATTGATGCCTGGGGTTATGCGGCGGTCGCCGTCTTGATGGCCTTGGAGAATGCCTGTATACCGATTCCGAGCGAGCTGATCCTCGGATTTTCGGGCTATCTGATCTTCGCTGACCGCATGGGTTTCGTCGGGGCGCTGGTTGCCGGCATGATCGGCGGCATGGCGGGGTCGATCTTCGCCTATCTCGTCGGGCGCTACGGCGGACGTTCCTTCGTCGACAAGTACGGCAAGTATTTCTTTGTGAAGAAGTCGCACGTCGATATTGCACAGCGCTGGTTTGACAAGTATGGCGTCAAGGCGGTGTTCTTCAGCCGCATGCTTCCCGTCGTGCGCACGTTCATTTCGCTTCCGGCGGGCTTCGCGCATGTGGATATGAAGAAGTTTCTCCTCTATACGTTCCTCGGCTCTCTGCCGTGGACGGCGCTGATCCTCGGCGTCGGCATGGCGCTTGGCGAGAGCTGGCAGATCATGCTCAAGGTCGGACATGAGGTGAGCATCGCCTTCGTCGTTGTAAGCTGCATCATCGTCGCCGGTCTCTACTGGCGCTATCGCCGCAACCGTCAGCAGAAGGCAAAGGAAGCGCTGATAAAATGA